A window of the Acidobacteriota bacterium genome harbors these coding sequences:
- a CDS encoding protein kinase, whose protein sequence is MTSERWQQIEQLYHAATERAPEERAAFVSEACAGNEELRREVQSLLASHDQAASFIEAPPADIAAGMIAENNPIIGRTLGHYQITSLLGAGGMGEVYRAQDLRLDRDVAVKILPEHLANDAEALRRFEREAKAVAALSHPNILSIFDFGTEEAISYAVMELLEGETLRTRLQRKAVDWREAVEIGSAIAEGLSVAHAKHIIHRDLKPENIFLTTGGQVKILDFGIARVKRTVSPTAQTLTTGIETTKHGVVMGTIGYMSPEQVKGEAAEAPSDIFSLGCVLYEMVSGQRPFSRTTTAEMIAAILDAEPPPLTGLGKKLPVELGRLINHCLQKKPDDRYQSARHLTFDLKAMLSGKSVAAPISGTLNRGTRVAIRLGAIVLVAVLAVTAWLFWRNKPVGAIDSLAILPLVNASGDANLEYLSDGITDSLINSLSQLPQLRVMARGTVFSYKGKEVDPRKVGEDLKVRAVFTGKMVQRGDTLNIQADLVNASDGSQIWGDRYTRNLADAQSILEEIARQISEKLRLKLTGAEQQRVTKRHTENPEAYQLYLKGRFYTNQVTTEGLKKGIELMTRAVELDPTYALAHAGLSSSYYDASNFIFPPDEALPKVKAAAQRAIELDDAIAEAHVSLAVFWERYEYNRAEAAREFKRALELAPNSARAQLYYGLNLIEEGRMDEAIAAMTRAAELDPLTLYNGSTLAWAHYLARRNDEAIAQLQKMIRMEPDFFVARYTLGLACELKGMYEQAIAEFNEAQRIDPESWVPSAFLAHVYALAGKRGETLKRLEELKRNAQERHVDSYNIGIIYAALGEKDQAFEWLEKAFQAKSEELLFLKVDPKADSLRSDARYADLLRRLKLSS, encoded by the coding sequence GTGACCTCTGAACGCTGGCAACAAATTGAGCAGCTTTATCACGCGGCAACGGAGCGTGCGCCGGAAGAACGCGCAGCTTTTGTGTCAGAAGCCTGCGCGGGCAATGAAGAGTTGCGCCGCGAAGTTCAATCGCTCCTCGCTTCGCACGATCAAGCCGCCAGTTTTATCGAAGCCCCTCCCGCAGACATCGCCGCCGGAATGATTGCAGAAAATAATCCGATAATTGGCCGCACGCTCGGCCATTACCAAATCACTTCCCTGCTCGGCGCTGGCGGCATGGGCGAAGTGTACCGCGCTCAGGACCTGCGGCTTGACCGCGATGTGGCTGTCAAAATCCTGCCGGAACATCTGGCCAACGACGCTGAGGCTCTGCGCCGTTTCGAACGCGAGGCCAAAGCCGTCGCCGCGCTGTCGCACCCGAATATTCTTTCGATTTTCGATTTCGGGACTGAGGAAGCTATTAGTTACGCCGTCATGGAGTTGCTGGAAGGCGAAACGCTGCGGACAAGGCTCCAGCGAAAGGCCGTTGACTGGCGCGAAGCCGTCGAGATTGGCTCCGCAATTGCCGAGGGGCTTTCAGTCGCCCACGCCAAACACATCATCCACCGGGATTTGAAACCAGAAAACATCTTCCTGACCACAGGCGGGCAAGTAAAGATTCTGGATTTCGGCATCGCTCGCGTAAAACGCACGGTTTCACCCACCGCCCAAACGCTGACGACCGGCATCGAAACGACAAAACACGGCGTTGTGATGGGAACGATTGGGTATATGTCGCCCGAACAGGTGAAAGGAGAAGCGGCGGAAGCTCCGAGTGACATTTTTTCATTGGGTTGTGTGCTGTATGAGATGGTGAGCGGCCAAAGGCCATTTTCTCGCACGACCACGGCGGAAATGATCGCGGCAATTTTGGACGCGGAACCTCCGCCATTGACTGGCCTGGGAAAGAAGCTGCCTGTAGAGCTTGGGCGTCTCATCAATCATTGCCTGCAAAAGAAGCCGGACGATCGTTATCAATCGGCGCGCCACCTGACTTTTGATCTGAAAGCGATGCTGTCCGGAAAATCAGTAGCGGCTCCGATTTCCGGGACATTGAATCGCGGAACACGAGTGGCAATCCGATTAGGCGCAATTGTTTTGGTCGCCGTGCTTGCGGTAACAGCCTGGCTTTTTTGGAGGAACAAACCTGTCGGCGCAATTGATTCTCTGGCAATTTTGCCGCTAGTCAATGCCAGCGGAGACGCCAACCTGGAGTACTTGAGTGACGGAATCACAGACAGCCTGATCAACAGCTTGTCGCAATTGCCGCAATTGCGTGTGATGGCGCGTGGAACCGTGTTCAGTTACAAAGGCAAGGAAGTTGATCCACGCAAGGTGGGTGAAGACCTAAAAGTCCGCGCCGTTTTCACCGGCAAAATGGTTCAGCGCGGCGACACGCTGAACATCCAAGCCGATTTGGTCAACGCCAGCGACGGATCGCAAATTTGGGGCGATCGTTACACGCGAAATCTCGCCGACGCCCAGTCCATACTGGAAGAAATCGCACGGCAAATTTCCGAGAAGCTTCGCCTGAAACTTACCGGTGCGGAACAGCAGCGCGTCACGAAACGCCACACCGAAAATCCCGAAGCGTACCAACTCTATCTAAAAGGCCGATTTTACACGAACCAGGTCACCACGGAAGGGTTGAAAAAGGGAATTGAGTTGATGACTCGTGCAGTCGAACTCGATCCGACATACGCGCTGGCGCACGCCGGATTGTCTTCTTCATACTACGACGCTTCCAATTTTATCTTCCCACCCGATGAAGCCTTGCCCAAAGTCAAAGCAGCAGCGCAACGCGCGATTGAGCTGGACGACGCCATTGCCGAAGCGCATGTCTCGCTGGCGGTCTTTTGGGAACGATACGAATACAATCGAGCCGAGGCGGCCAGGGAATTCAAACGCGCATTGGAACTCGCGCCCAATTCTGCGCGAGCACAACTTTATTATGGGCTAAATCTGATTGAAGAAGGACGAATGGATGAAGCCATCGCCGCCATGACACGCGCGGCCGAGCTTGATCCCCTGACGCTGTACAACGGCTCAACCCTGGCCTGGGCGCATTATCTGGCGCGTCGCAATGACGAAGCGATTGCCCAATTGCAAAAAATGATTCGTATGGAACCGGACTTTTTCGTCGCTCGCTACACGCTTGGGCTGGCTTGCGAACTAAAGGGGATGTACGAACAGGCAATTGCCGAATTCAATGAAGCGCAACGAATTGACCCGGAAAGCTGGGTTCCCTCAGCATTTCTCGCACACGTTTACGCTCTTGCAGGCAAACGCGGAGAAACGTTGAAACGACTGGAAGAGTTGAAACGCAATGCTCAGGAAAGACATGTAGATTCCTATAACATCGGAATCATTTACGCTGCGCTGGGAGAAAAAGACCAGGCTTTTGAATGGCTGGAAAAAGCATTTCAAGCAAAGTCCGAAGAATTGCTGTTCCTCAAAGTAGATCCGAAGGCGGACAGCCTGCGTTCGGATGCTCGATATGCGGATTTGCTCAGGCGATTAAAGCTCTCCTCGTAA
- a CDS encoding sigma-70 family RNA polymerase sigma factor, producing the protein MATTTHEVTRLLAEWSNGDQLALDQLMRLVEGELRQMAHRYMARQNPGHTLQTTALINEAYLKLVGQSDKHFQNREHFFGVAASAMRHILVDYARSKQYGKRGGGAPVVSLDEALTVSEERAAELVALDDALKVLANFDARKAQVVELRFFGGLSVEETAKVLNISEITVMRDWSMAKSWLYRELSQTDPEAE; encoded by the coding sequence ATGGCCACAACAACGCACGAAGTTACACGGCTTCTGGCGGAATGGAGCAATGGCGATCAGTTGGCTCTGGATCAATTGATGCGATTGGTCGAGGGAGAATTGCGGCAGATGGCTCACCGATACATGGCGCGCCAAAATCCCGGCCACACGCTGCAAACCACTGCCTTAATCAACGAAGCTTATTTGAAATTGGTCGGCCAATCGGACAAACACTTCCAAAACCGCGAGCACTTTTTCGGCGTTGCCGCCAGTGCCATGCGCCACATTCTGGTGGATTACGCCCGCTCAAAACAGTACGGCAAACGCGGCGGCGGAGCGCCAGTGGTTTCGCTGGACGAAGCCCTGACCGTTTCCGAAGAGCGCGCGGCGGAACTGGTGGCGCTTGATGACGCTTTGAAAGTGCTTGCCAACTTCGACGCCCGCAAAGCGCAGGTTGTGGAATTGAGATTTTTCGGCGGATTGAGCGTCGAAGAAACGGCCAAGGTTCTTAACATTTCTGAAATCACCGTGATGCGCGATTGGAGCATGGCGAAATCCTGGCTGTACCGCGAGCTATCTCAGACCGACCCCGAAGCCGAATAA
- a CDS encoding protein kinase: protein MTPERWQKIETLYHAALQCAPEHRRAYLAEACSGDNELRSEVESLLSSHDAAASFIEQPPADIAAGMVAEKQSIIGRTLGHYRMLSLLGAGGMGEVYRACDLRLERDVAVKILPEHLGKDAEALRRFEREAKAVATLSHPNILSIFDFGTENNVSYAVMELLEGETLRARLQHGAIDWRQAVEIGAAIAEGLSAAHAKGIIHRDLKPENIFLTNSGVKILDFGIARIKRVISAESETKDSIQTTRPGVVMGTLGYMSPEQVKGEAADAPSDIFSFGCVLYEMVSGARPFNGATGAEVIAAILKEDPPAALKTAKLMPPGLNQVIKRCLEKQPERRYQTGQELAVALRGCLSGHGTPPLLQTRSLVRVASWLGAALIVFLGGLATWRYFSSGQAIDSLAIMPLVNASGEATEYLSDGITETLINSLSQLPKLRVMARSTVFSYKGKQIDPRQIGRELKVGAVLTGRVRLLGDTLITQAELVNAADGTQLWGDVYQRKLTDVLAMQAELARQISEKLRLKLTGEEERRVTKQATGNVAAYQLYLKGRYESNKLTVEGVRQGIEYMNQAVALDPGYALAWVGLSHAYSDASSVSLPAEVATPKSKAAAEQALKLDDTLAEAHGILAFIKGSQERNWVEAEKEFRRALELGPNDATAHQTYGLFLMIQARTDEALREMTRAQTLEPLTKIISANLGWFYYLARRYDESVTHSQELIKQDPAYAVSHYNLGMAYEQMGKLDEAIAAYEQAQRLDPKSPFVTAFLCRAYALAGKKEQAQPMLPSLLQQAQRGDLNPEAIGLIYAALGDKDKAFEWLEKAFQSHSDALLFLKTDPRFDSLRMDARLADLVRRLNLAP, encoded by the coding sequence ATGACTCCCGAGCGTTGGCAAAAAATCGAAACCCTATACCACGCCGCGCTGCAATGCGCGCCAGAACACCGTCGTGCCTATTTGGCTGAGGCCTGTAGTGGAGACAACGAGCTTCGCAGCGAAGTCGAATCCCTGCTGTCTTCACACGACGCAGCCGCCAGCTTCATCGAACAACCTCCCGCCGACATCGCCGCCGGAATGGTGGCGGAAAAACAATCCATCATCGGGCGCACACTTGGTCATTATCGAATGCTTTCACTGCTTGGCGCGGGCGGCATGGGCGAAGTCTACCGCGCATGCGATTTGCGCTTGGAGCGCGATGTTGCCGTCAAAATCTTGCCCGAACATTTGGGCAAAGACGCAGAAGCGCTTCGCCGTTTCGAGCGTGAAGCCAAAGCTGTCGCCACACTTTCTCATCCCAACATCCTTTCGATTTTCGATTTCGGCACTGAAAACAATGTCAGTTACGCCGTGATGGAATTGCTGGAAGGCGAAACTTTGCGCGCTCGCTTGCAACACGGAGCAATTGACTGGCGCCAAGCGGTAGAAATTGGTGCAGCTATTGCCGAAGGACTTTCCGCCGCACATGCCAAAGGCATCATCCACCGCGATTTGAAACCCGAAAACATCTTTCTGACCAACAGCGGCGTGAAGATTCTGGATTTCGGCATCGCGCGGATAAAACGCGTTATCTCGGCTGAATCAGAAACAAAGGATTCGATTCAAACGACCCGTCCGGGTGTTGTGATGGGCACGCTCGGCTATATGTCACCAGAGCAGGTGAAAGGCGAAGCTGCAGACGCGCCGAGCGACATTTTTTCGTTCGGGTGTGTGTTGTATGAAATGGTGAGCGGCGCGCGACCCTTCAATGGCGCGACGGGCGCGGAAGTCATTGCGGCGATTTTGAAGGAAGACCCGCCAGCGGCGCTGAAAACTGCTAAACTGATGCCGCCAGGGTTGAACCAAGTCATCAAGCGGTGTTTGGAAAAGCAGCCGGAGCGGCGCTATCAAACAGGACAGGAACTGGCCGTTGCATTACGCGGCTGTTTGAGCGGACACGGCACGCCGCCTTTGTTGCAAACACGGAGCTTGGTACGAGTCGCCAGTTGGTTGGGGGCAGCGCTCATCGTTTTCTTGGGTGGTTTGGCCACTTGGCGTTACTTCAGTTCAGGACAGGCGATTGATTCGCTGGCGATCATGCCGTTGGTGAATGCGAGTGGCGAGGCCACGGAGTATTTAAGCGACGGCATCACGGAAACGCTAATCAACAGTCTCTCGCAACTGCCCAAATTGCGCGTGATGGCGCGCAGCACGGTCTTCAGCTACAAGGGCAAGCAGATTGATCCACGCCAGATCGGGCGTGAATTGAAAGTCGGCGCGGTGCTCACCGGCAGAGTCAGGCTACTCGGCGATACGCTGATCACGCAGGCTGAGTTAGTCAATGCGGCGGACGGCACACAGTTGTGGGGGGATGTGTATCAACGCAAGCTGACCGACGTGCTCGCCATGCAAGCCGAACTGGCTCGGCAAATTTCCGAAAAGCTGCGACTCAAGCTGACAGGCGAAGAAGAAAGACGGGTGACCAAACAGGCGACCGGGAATGTCGCCGCTTACCAGCTTTATCTCAAAGGCCGATATGAATCGAACAAACTCACCGTCGAAGGAGTTCGGCAGGGGATCGAGTATATGAATCAGGCGGTTGCGCTCGATCCTGGTTATGCGCTCGCCTGGGTTGGCCTGTCGCATGCTTACAGCGACGCCTCGAGTGTCTCGCTGCCTGCTGAAGTGGCGACGCCAAAATCGAAGGCGGCGGCGGAGCAGGCGTTGAAATTGGATGACACCTTGGCTGAGGCCCACGGCATACTGGCCTTTATCAAGGGTAGCCAGGAACGCAATTGGGTAGAGGCTGAAAAAGAATTTCGGCGCGCGCTTGAATTGGGCCCAAATGATGCGACGGCCCATCAGACTTACGGGCTGTTTTTGATGATTCAGGCGCGCACGGATGAGGCCCTTCGTGAAATGACGCGTGCCCAGACGCTCGAACCCTTGACCAAAATAATCTCTGCCAATTTGGGCTGGTTTTATTACCTGGCACGGCGCTATGACGAATCGGTGACCCACTCGCAAGAACTCATCAAGCAAGACCCAGCCTATGCCGTGTCGCATTACAATTTGGGGATGGCCTATGAACAGATGGGAAAGCTGGATGAAGCCATCGCCGCGTATGAGCAGGCACAACGCTTAGACCCAAAATCACCCTTTGTCACAGCCTTCCTTTGCCGGGCTTATGCCCTGGCCGGAAAGAAAGAGCAGGCGCAACCCATGTTGCCGTCATTGCTTCAACAAGCGCAGCGTGGTGACCTCAATCCGGAAGCAATCGGCCTCATCTATGCCGCTTTGGGCGATAAAGACAAAGCTTTTGAATGGCTGGAAAAAGCCTTTCAATCGCACTCAGATGCTTTGCTGTTCCTGAAAACTGATCCGAGATTTGACAGCCTGCGCATGGATGCGCGTTTGGCTGACTTGGTGCGGCGGTTGAATCTCGCGCCCTGA
- a CDS encoding serine/threonine protein kinase: protein MTPERWQQVKGIFQQALEQETGRCAEYLDEACAGDAELRREVESLLHSDQGTTNPLDAPLSQLAASLIPTEQGSPMIGRRIGVYRLTGLIGQGGMGAVYAAVRDDDQYRQKVAIKLVKTELLGGGVNADPALQRFRRERQILARLEHPNIARLLDGGATPEGWPYLVMEYIEGQPLTEFCETHNLTVVERLELFRAVCAAVQQAHQNLIIHRDLKPSNILVTKDGTAKLLDFGIAKLLNPELVTDGGFTDLAKTATAMRVMTPDYASPEQARGEAVTTATDVYSLGVVLYELLTGVRPHQFKGHSFIEIEHAICDVEPMRPSDAARQNPASLKLSKQLEGDLDNIILMALRKEPARRYQSAEQFSEDIRRHLCGLPVIARQDTIRYRAGKFARRHRWGVAATTAIALLLIGSAAFSGYQARRAERRFQQVRKLANTFLFEFDGKIQNITGTTEARELLVKTALEYLDSLAKEAGDDAELQYELATAYAKVADVQGNPRMNNLGHTAEALVSCRKALDLAQALLSRSPQNSKYQRLLAELHSKQGHIYYQTGAYTEALAAHQREVAILEPLTFVANALESDLNQLMIGYRSMGDLEVEWVPALVAGINHYRKALEIAERRAAAFPSDLAQYQLAVQHSVLAYALIQQGDPQTSIKESEASLALFEPLAVKHPNEAPYQNSLFIAYQHLGMAQGQPLGVNLNDTTTALQTFAKMQIIPQRLISADPKNQRAQDCLVVGLILIGETEAVKEPARGTATLLRALEELHAPILATGDPFRYRLLQHETLTWLAEAENRQGQTAISLKHLREAQTIWQTLVAEQPDEFSVKAQNCDLQQILAEVLQTQGDFDGAVAALREALKFAEAEKASKPEDVRALWRLADCYKRFGQYQEALARQTQLPDERRAAWQQAFNWYQKSLQLWNDWPRFAVPSVFSTTRRESVAQSVTRCFAQLKR from the coding sequence ATGACGCCGGAACGCTGGCAACAGGTCAAAGGAATCTTTCAGCAAGCCCTGGAACAGGAAACGGGACGTTGCGCTGAATATCTGGACGAAGCTTGCGCTGGCGACGCAGAGTTGCGCCGCGAAGTCGAATCCTTGCTGCACTCCGACCAGGGCACGACCAACCCTCTGGATGCGCCGCTTTCCCAGCTTGCCGCTTCGCTCATTCCGACAGAACAAGGTTCGCCGATGATTGGCCGTCGTATCGGCGTTTACCGCCTTACGGGATTGATTGGCCAGGGAGGAATGGGCGCGGTTTATGCCGCGGTGCGAGACGACGATCAGTATCGCCAAAAAGTCGCCATCAAATTGGTCAAAACCGAATTGCTGGGCGGGGGCGTAAATGCCGATCCAGCCTTGCAACGATTTCGCCGCGAACGCCAGATTCTGGCGCGACTGGAACATCCGAACATCGCGCGGTTGCTGGACGGCGGCGCTACGCCGGAAGGCTGGCCGTATCTGGTGATGGAATACATCGAAGGCCAGCCGTTGACCGAATTCTGCGAAACGCACAATCTGACCGTGGTCGAGCGATTGGAACTGTTTCGCGCGGTTTGTGCCGCTGTTCAGCAAGCGCATCAGAATCTGATCATTCATCGCGACCTGAAACCCAGCAACATTCTGGTGACCAAAGACGGCACGGCTAAATTGCTGGATTTTGGAATCGCCAAACTGCTCAACCCGGAATTGGTGACCGATGGCGGTTTCACTGATTTGGCGAAAACCGCCACCGCCATGCGTGTGATGACGCCGGATTATGCCAGCCCCGAACAAGCTCGCGGAGAGGCTGTCACAACGGCAACCGATGTTTACTCCCTCGGCGTCGTGCTTTACGAATTGCTGACTGGAGTTCGGCCCCATCAGTTCAAGGGTCATTCGTTTATCGAAATCGAGCACGCGATCTGCGATGTCGAACCCATGCGCCCTAGCGATGCCGCTCGACAAAACCCGGCTTCGCTGAAACTTAGCAAACAGCTTGAAGGCGATTTGGATAACATCATTTTGATGGCGCTTCGCAAAGAACCCGCACGCCGTTATCAATCTGCCGAACAATTTTCCGAAGACATACGCCGCCACTTGTGCGGGCTTCCGGTCATCGCACGACAGGATACGATTCGATACCGCGCCGGAAAATTTGCGCGGCGACATCGCTGGGGCGTAGCGGCCACAACGGCGATTGCTTTGTTGTTGATCGGCAGCGCAGCTTTTTCCGGCTATCAGGCGCGCCGTGCCGAACGCCGCTTTCAACAAGTCCGCAAGCTCGCCAATACATTCCTGTTTGAGTTCGACGGCAAAATTCAAAACATCACCGGCACCACCGAAGCGCGTGAATTGCTGGTCAAAACGGCTCTGGAATACCTGGACAGCCTGGCAAAGGAAGCTGGTGATGATGCGGAATTGCAATACGAACTGGCGACAGCTTACGCGAAAGTGGCCGACGTGCAGGGCAATCCCAGAATGAATAACCTGGGCCATACGGCAGAAGCGCTTGTGAGCTGTCGAAAGGCATTGGACCTGGCACAAGCGCTGTTGAGTCGCTCGCCGCAAAATTCGAAATACCAACGGCTGTTGGCGGAGTTGCATAGCAAACAGGGACACATTTATTACCAGACCGGCGCCTATACAGAAGCGCTGGCGGCACATCAACGCGAAGTCGCCATCCTTGAACCCTTGACGTTCGTGGCCAACGCCCTGGAAAGCGATCTGAACCAATTGATGATCGGTTATCGCTCAATGGGAGATTTGGAAGTGGAATGGGTTCCAGCCCTTGTCGCTGGTATCAACCATTATCGAAAGGCGCTGGAAATCGCCGAACGTCGCGCTGCCGCTTTCCCCAGTGACTTGGCACAATATCAACTGGCGGTACAACATTCCGTATTGGCCTATGCGCTGATACAGCAAGGCGACCCACAAACGTCCATCAAGGAAAGCGAAGCAAGTCTGGCGCTATTTGAACCGCTGGCCGTAAAGCATCCCAATGAGGCGCCCTATCAAAATTCGTTGTTTATCGCTTATCAGCACCTGGGCATGGCGCAAGGACAGCCATTGGGAGTCAATCTGAACGACACAACCACGGCGCTGCAAACCTTCGCCAAAATGCAGATCATTCCGCAACGCTTGATTTCTGCCGATCCCAAAAACCAACGGGCGCAAGATTGTCTTGTGGTCGGATTGATTTTGATCGGTGAAACCGAAGCGGTGAAGGAACCGGCGCGCGGTACGGCAACATTGCTTCGTGCACTGGAGGAATTGCATGCTCCCATTCTGGCGACCGGCGATCCGTTTCGATATCGGTTGCTGCAACACGAAACCCTGACCTGGCTGGCAGAAGCAGAAAATCGTCAGGGTCAAACGGCAATTTCGCTCAAACACCTGCGCGAGGCGCAAACCATCTGGCAAACGCTGGTTGCCGAACAGCCCGATGAATTCAGCGTCAAGGCGCAAAACTGTGACTTGCAACAAATCCTGGCCGAAGTCTTACAAACCCAAGGTGATTTTGACGGCGCGGTGGCAGCATTGCGAGAGGCGCTCAAGTTTGCCGAAGCGGAAAAAGCCTCCAAACCTGAAGACGTCAGAGCATTATGGCGGTTGGCGGATTGCTACAAAAGATTCGGTCAGTACCAAGAGGCCCTGGCTCGCCAAACCCAATTGCCCGATGAACGACGCGCCGCCTGGCAGCAAGCGTTCAATTGGTATCAAAAAAGTTTGCAGCTTTGGAATGACTGGCCGCGGTTTGCAGTGCCCAGTGTTTTCAGCACCACCCGGCGCGAATCCGTCGCCCAATCCGTTACTCGCTGCTTTGCCCAACTGAAACGATAA
- a CDS encoding tetratricopeptide repeat protein, translating into MTETTPADLKRQVWALVHRADKLREQGSYAESETLFKQALALAEEVFGAEAPELSVVLNNHAILYKYSGQFDEAELLYRRALDLTIRHLGEEHPEVATIYHNLGGLEHARGRFAEGEPAARRAMEIRQQALEAGHPQVKESHLAADLAALAGVLDGQKKYEESEPIYDRVLELFERQLAAGDGSAEYEIAINLNNLAALYANTNRAERSEPLYRRALAIKEKLLGATHPDVAVSLNNLGVLLKKLGRREEAAEAYRRALEIFEATLTADHPKLKAVRENLKKLQSQ; encoded by the coding sequence ATGACTGAAACGACTCCGGCTGACCTGAAACGGCAGGTTTGGGCATTGGTTCATCGCGCCGACAAGCTGCGCGAACAAGGCAGCTATGCCGAATCCGAAACGCTGTTCAAACAGGCTCTGGCTTTGGCCGAAGAAGTGTTTGGTGCGGAAGCGCCGGAACTCAGTGTGGTGCTCAACAATCACGCCATTTTGTACAAATACTCCGGGCAATTCGACGAAGCCGAATTGCTGTATCGCCGCGCGCTCGATCTAACCATCCGACATTTGGGCGAAGAGCATCCCGAAGTCGCCACGATTTATCATAACCTTGGAGGCTTGGAGCATGCGCGCGGCCGTTTTGCGGAAGGCGAACCGGCGGCTCGAAGGGCAATGGAAATCCGGCAGCAGGCGCTGGAAGCCGGACACCCGCAAGTCAAAGAATCCCATTTGGCGGCGGATTTGGCGGCGCTGGCTGGCGTATTGGACGGGCAAAAGAAATACGAAGAATCCGAGCCGATTTATGACCGCGTGCTGGAACTGTTCGAACGGCAACTGGCGGCGGGCGACGGTTCCGCCGAATACGAAATTGCTATCAACTTGAACAACCTGGCGGCGCTGTACGCTAACACAAACCGCGCGGAGCGATCCGAACCGCTGTACCGCCGCGCGCTGGCGATCAAGGAAAAACTGCTCGGCGCTACGCACCCGGACGTCGCCGTCAGTTTGAACAATCTGGGCGTGTTGCTGAAAAAGCTGGGCCGCCGAGAGGAAGCCGCCGAAGCTTATCGCCGCGCGCTGGAAATTTTTGAAGCGACGCTCACCGCCGATCATCCCAAGTTGAAAGCCGTCCGAGAAAATCTCAAGAAATTGCAAAGCCAGTGA
- a CDS encoding TonB family protein, protein MEQNQEYNATQTGAKVTGIGCSAIVCLVIGLFFVFEWKHTPAVDQERERVRAAQTEALRSGQSVSVSLSKEEIDSLPALEGEELLMANSPIVASETELRKNAIKIVPLAGLPEPLPQGSVQVQIIVSEQGNVFDAKVISGDAESLLGKAAMESARQWQFKPFTHLGATVKVVGKLTFGYTSK, encoded by the coding sequence ATGGAACAAAATCAAGAATACAATGCGACACAAACAGGCGCCAAAGTTACGGGGATTGGCTGTTCTGCCATCGTTTGCCTGGTTATTGGCTTGTTCTTTGTCTTTGAATGGAAACATACGCCAGCAGTTGATCAGGAAAGAGAACGCGTAAGAGCAGCACAGACGGAGGCGCTACGTTCCGGTCAATCTGTGAGCGTTTCTCTGTCCAAGGAGGAGATAGATAGCCTTCCTGCTTTAGAGGGCGAGGAATTGCTGATGGCAAATTCGCCGATAGTGGCTTCCGAAACCGAATTAAGAAAGAACGCGATAAAGATCGTGCCGCTGGCTGGCTTACCTGAACCACTCCCACAAGGTTCCGTTCAGGTGCAAATCATTGTTTCTGAGCAAGGGAATGTATTCGATGCCAAGGTTATCAGTGGAGACGCTGAATCCTTGTTGGGGAAAGCCGCGATGGAATCTGCCAGGCAATGGCAATTCAAGCCTTTCACGCATTTGGGGGCGACAGTCAAAGTCGTGGGAAAATTGACGTTTGGCTATACGAGTAAATAA
- a CDS encoding sigma-70 family RNA polymerase sigma factor, translating into MNSSSDVTQLLEAMNRGEQSAFDELLPVVYDELHRIAERYMARQQGHTLQTTALINEAYLRMASQEEKHWENRTHFFATAATIMRHILVDHARSRQRDKRGGRALKVSFDEALAKADEAAMEITVLDEALRTLSAMDQQQARIVELRFFGGLTMEEIAEVLAVSLSTVEREWRSARAWLNRELRK; encoded by the coding sequence ATGAACTCATCCTCCGATGTGACACAGTTGCTGGAAGCGATGAACCGAGGCGAGCAATCGGCATTCGATGAATTGTTGCCTGTGGTTTACGACGAACTGCATCGCATTGCCGAACGGTACATGGCTCGCCAGCAAGGCCACACGCTGCAAACCACCGCCCTGATCAACGAAGCCTATCTGCGAATGGCCAGCCAGGAAGAAAAACATTGGGAAAACCGAACACATTTTTTTGCGACCGCAGCGACCATCATGCGGCACATTTTGGTGGATCATGCACGCTCCCGGCAGCGGGACAAACGCGGCGGCAGAGCGCTGAAAGTTTCCTTCGACGAAGCATTGGCCAAAGCTGATGAAGCGGCGATGGAAATCACCGTGCTCGATGAAGCATTGCGAACGTTGTCCGCAATGGATCAACAGCAGGCGCGCATCGTCGAACTGCGCTTTTTTGGCGGGCTGACGATGGAAGAAATCGCGGAAGTTCTGGCGGTTTCGCTTTCCACTGTCGAACGCGAATGGCGTTCAGCGCGCGCCTGGTTAAACCGCGAACTCAGAAAGTAG